CGCACTGGGCCGGCGCGCCGACTGACGTGACCACACCGGCACCCCTCGCCGGCGCCGGCCGGCTGGCCGGGGCAGCCGCGCTCATCGCCGTCCTCACCGTGTTCAGCCGGCTCGCCGGCTTCGGCCGTACCGCCGTGTTCACCTGGAGCCTGGCGCCCACCGACCTCGGCGGCGCCTACGTGGTGGCCAACGCGGTGCCGAACTTCATCTTCGAGATCGTCGCCGGGGGAGCGCTGGCCAGCCTGGTCGTACCGCTGCTGGCCGGTGCGGTCGCCGTCGGCGACCGCACGGCGGTGGCCCGGACCACCGGGGCGTTGCTGAGCTGGACGCTGGCCCTGCTGGTGCCGCTCGCCGTGCTCGTCGTGCTGTTCGCCGGGCCGCTGATCGGGTCGCTGGGCGACGGCCTGACCGCCGCCCAGCAGCAGAGCGGCGCCCGGATGCTGCGGGTCTTCGCCCCGCAGTTGCCGCTGTACGGCGTCGGCATCGTGCTCACCGGGGTGCTCCAGGCGCACCGCCGCTTCGCCTGGCCGGTGCTCGCCCCGCTGCTGTCCAGCCTCACCGTGATCGTCGTCTACCTGGGGTTCACCGCGACCCAGGGCCGACTGGCCACCGTCGGCGGGGTGACCCCCAGCGGCGAGCTGCTGCTCTCGGCCGGCACCACCCTCGGCGTGGTGGTGCTGTCGCTGTCGCTGCTGATTCCGGTCCGGCGGCTGCGGCTGCGCCTGCGGCCCGGGTTCGGGTTCCCCGCCGCCGCGCGGGCCCGGGTCGGCGGCCTGGCGGTGGCCGGCGCGGTCACCGTCAGCGCGCAGCAGATCGCGCTGATCGTCAGCCTCCACCAGGTCACCTACGGCGCGCAGACCAACCCCGGGGTGTACAACCTGGCGCAGACCGTCTATCTGCTGCCCTGGGCGGTGCTGGCGGTGCCGCTGGCCATCGCCGCGTACCCGACCCTGGTCGCCGCCCAGGCTGCCGGGGATGAGGACACCTACCGGGCGACCCTCGCGCCGGCCGTGCGCGGGGTGCTCCTGTTCAGCTGCCTCGGCGCGGCCGCGCTGATCGGCACCGCCGGGCCGATCGGGCAGTTTTTCTTCAACAACGCGTCGACCGCGTCGACCGCCGCCGCCGCAATCATTGGGTTCGCCCCGGGTCTGCTCGGCTACGGCCTGTTCGCGGTGCTCACCCGGGCGCTCTACGCCCGGGGGGAGACCCGGGCGGCGACCGTGGCCACGGCGGTCGGCTGGCTGGTGGTTCCCGCCGCCGTCCTGCTGCTCGGCGTGCTGCTGCCGTTGCGGGAGCGGGTGCTCGCGGTGACGGCCGCCAACTCGGTGGGCATGCTGGTGCTCGGGGCGCTGCTGGTCGTGGCGGTGTGGCGCAGCGCCGGCCGTCCGGCGTTGGCCGGCGCGGCTCGGGCCGGGGCGGCCGGTGGCCTCGGTGGGGTGCTCGCCGCGCTCGCCGGGCTTGGCCTCACCCGCTGGCTCGACACGCCGGGCGGCGGCACCCCGACGATGGCGGCGGCACTCGGTCAGGGCATGCTGTCCGGGGTTCTGGTCGGGGCCGTGTTCCTCGCCGTGGTCTGGTTCGTCGACCGGCGGGACGTACGGCCACTGCTCGTCGGGGTGCTGCGGCGCCTGGGCCGGGCGGGCCGGCGGGGGTCGCGGGACCGGGCCGGCACGCCGCCGCCGGGCACGGTCCCCCCGGAGCGGGGCGACGGGAAGGAGACGGTGTCTCGGTGAGCGCGAGGAGTGAGCCGGGTCTGCCCATTCTGCCCACCGGATGGTCGGGCACCATTGCGCTGCTGCTCGCCTCCAGCACCGGCGGAGTGGGTCAGCACGTCCGTTCGGTGGCGCGTGGTCTCGTGGCGGCCGGCGCGAGCGTGCTGGTCTGCGGGCCGGCGGCGACGCAGGAGCAGTTCGACTTCGCCGGTGTCGGCGCGCGTTTCCAGCCGGTGGAGATCCCGGCCAGCCCGACCCCGGCCGACGCGCGCGCGGTGCTCGCCCTGCGCCGGACGCTCGCCGCCGAGCAGGTCGATGTGGTGCACGCGCACGGGCTGCGGGCCGGGTTGGTGGCCGTGCTGGCCCGCCCGTCCGCCCCGCTGATCGTCACCTGGCACAACGCGGTGCTCGCGGGCGGGCTGCGGGGCGGTGTGTCCCGGCTCGCCGAGCGGGTGGTGGCCCGGGGTGCCCGGGTGGCCCTCGGCGCCTCCGCGGACCTGGTGCAACGGGCTGCCGCGCTGGGCGCCGCCGATGCCCGGCTCGCCCCGGTCGCCGCGCCGGCGCTGCCCGCGCCGCGCCGACGTCCGGCCGCCGTCCGGGCTGAGTTCGGCGTCCGCCCGGATCAGCCGCTGATCGTCTCGGTCGGTCGGCTGCACCCGCAGAAGCGCTACGACGTGCTGATCGACGCGGCGGCCCGCTGGCGTACCCGCACACCGCCGCCGGTCGTGGTGATCGCCGGGAGTGGCCCGGCCTACCTGCCGTTGGCCGCCCGGACGTCCGCGGCCCGCGCCCCGGTGACCCTGCTGGGGCACCGCACCGATGTGGCCGACCTGCTCGCCGGCGCGGACCTCGCGGTGGTGACCAGCGACTGGGAGGCCCGGCAGCTCTTCGCGCAGGAGGCGCTGCGGGCCGGCGTACCGCTGGTGGCCACCGCGGTCGGCGGGCTGCCGGAGCTGGTCGGCGACGCCGCCACGCTGGTCCCCGCCGGCGACGTGGACGCGGTCGACGCGGCGGTGCGCGCGTTGCTGGACGACCCGGCGGCCCGCGCCGAGTTGGGCCGGCGCGGCGCCGAGCGGGCGGCGACGTGGCCCACCGAGGCGGACACCGTCGCGGCGCTGGCCGCCCTGTACGGCGAGTTGGCCGCGGACCCTGCCGGTCCGGCGGCCCCGGACTCCGACGCCCCGATGACGGGACACCGGTGATGCTGCGCCGACTCGCCCCCGCCCTGTTGACCGTGCTCGTGGTGGCGCTGGGCATCACCGCGTTGGCGGCCCGCCCACCCCAGGGCACCCCGCAGCGCACCGCCGACTTCGTGGTGCTCGCCGGGATCGCGGGGCTGCGCTGGGAGGACGTGGATCCGCAGAGCACCCCGACGCTGTGGCGGATGGCCCAGGACGGGTCGATCGGTTCCCTGTCGGTGCGCTCCGCGCACCGGCCCACCTGCCCCGTGGACGGGTGGTTGACCCTGGGCGCGGGCAGCTTCGCGGCCTGGAACGGCAGCCGGACGGCCGGCGGCTGCCCGGCGACGGGGGTGGCCGTCGAGCAACCGGACGGCATCGGCGCGAACCTGCCCGACCAGGAGAGCGTGGTCCACTACAACCAGCAGGTGCTGCCCTGGGGCACAGTGCCGGGGTCGCTGGCGGAGTCGGTGCGCTGCTCGGTCGCGGTCGGCCCGGGCGCGGCCGTGGCCGCCGCCCGCCCGTTCGGCCGGGTCGACCGGTACGCCTCCGCGCTGCCGGAGGATCCGCGTGGGCTGCTCGGCTCGTGTGTGCTGAGCATCGTCGACCTGGGCACGGTCGACGGGTCCGACCCTGCGGTGCGCGCCGAGGAGGCCCGTGCGGCGGACGCTCAGCTGGCTCGGGTGCTGGCTGCCCGGCCGCCGCGGTCGCTGGTGCTGGTCGCCGGGATCTCCGACACCGCCCAGCCGTCCCGGTTGCACGTGGCGGTCGCCGACGGGCCGGGCTGGGAGCGGGGCTGGCTCACCTCGGCCAGCACGGGGCGGGACGGGTACCTGCAACTTGTCGACCTCGCACCGACCGCCCTGGCCGCGCTGGGTCGGCCGATGCCGGAGCGGCTCTTCCTCGGCCGGGCGGCGGTGAGTACGGACGGTCGTCCGGCCGACCTGGCGGAGGCGATCAACGCTCCGGCGGACGCCGACCGGGAGGCGGCCGCCCAGCGGACGGTCTCCGGTGGGTTCTTCACCCTGCTCGCCGGGGTGCAGGTGCTGCTGGCCCTCGCGGTGCTGCCGCTGCTGCGCCGGGCACGCCCGCACGCGGGCCCGAGTGGGCCGACGCCG
The nucleotide sequence above comes from Micromonospora sp. NBC_00389. Encoded proteins:
- the murJ gene encoding murein biosynthesis integral membrane protein MurJ; translation: MTTPAPLAGAGRLAGAAALIAVLTVFSRLAGFGRTAVFTWSLAPTDLGGAYVVANAVPNFIFEIVAGGALASLVVPLLAGAVAVGDRTAVARTTGALLSWTLALLVPLAVLVVLFAGPLIGSLGDGLTAAQQQSGARMLRVFAPQLPLYGVGIVLTGVLQAHRRFAWPVLAPLLSSLTVIVVYLGFTATQGRLATVGGVTPSGELLLSAGTTLGVVVLSLSLLIPVRRLRLRLRPGFGFPAAARARVGGLAVAGAVTVSAQQIALIVSLHQVTYGAQTNPGVYNLAQTVYLLPWAVLAVPLAIAAYPTLVAAQAAGDEDTYRATLAPAVRGVLLFSCLGAAALIGTAGPIGQFFFNNASTASTAAAAIIGFAPGLLGYGLFAVLTRALYARGETRAATVATAVGWLVVPAAVLLLGVLLPLRERVLAVTAANSVGMLVLGALLVVAVWRSAGRPALAGAARAGAAGGLGGVLAALAGLGLTRWLDTPGGGTPTMAAALGQGMLSGVLVGAVFLAVVWFVDRRDVRPLLVGVLRRLGRAGRRGSRDRAGTPPPGTVPPERGDGKETVSR
- a CDS encoding glycosyltransferase family 4 protein yields the protein MSARSEPGLPILPTGWSGTIALLLASSTGGVGQHVRSVARGLVAAGASVLVCGPAATQEQFDFAGVGARFQPVEIPASPTPADARAVLALRRTLAAEQVDVVHAHGLRAGLVAVLARPSAPLIVTWHNAVLAGGLRGGVSRLAERVVARGARVALGASADLVQRAAALGAADARLAPVAAPALPAPRRRPAAVRAEFGVRPDQPLIVSVGRLHPQKRYDVLIDAAARWRTRTPPPVVVIAGSGPAYLPLAARTSAARAPVTLLGHRTDVADLLAGADLAVVTSDWEARQLFAQEALRAGVPLVATAVGGLPELVGDAATLVPAGDVDAVDAAVRALLDDPAARAELGRRGAERAATWPTEADTVAALAALYGELAADPAGPAAPDSDAPMTGHR